In the genome of Nonomuraea sp. NBC_00507, the window GCTGCTGTCCCTGCCGCTGCCCCTGCGCGCGGTGGCGGCCGTGACAGTGGCGTTCCTGCCGATCTTCGCCGCGAACGTCGTCTTCGCCAAACGCTTCGCCGACACGACCGACGCGACCACCTCCTTCGGGGCGAACCTGCTGGGGGCGATGGTGGGCGGCTGCCTGGAGTACGCGGCGCTGGTGATCGGCTACAAAGGCCTGCTCATCGTCGCCGCCCTTCTCTACATCGGCGCGCTGGCCCTGCTGCCCCGCAAACGTGCGCTGGTGTGAAAAACGTCGCCCACTTCGCGCCGTTTGGGGGTGTTCTCGCAGGTCACATCCCTGAAACCCGCTGGACGCGCACCCCCGGATGAAGGAATGTTGGGAGGTTCCTTCCCTCCAGAAGATCTTCGGTGGTGACACATGCGTGTCCTGATCCAGCTCCGCCCCTCCCCCGATCTCGTCGCGGCCGTGGCCGATCCCGGCCAGACGGCCACGACGGCCGACGTGGCCGACGGCCTGCCCGGGGTCGAGCTCGACGCGGCCTACGTCCCGGTGGCCGTGCCGCGGCCGGTTCCCGCGGCGGGCGGCGATCCCCTCTCGCTCAACCAGCCGCTCGACTTCTCTCTGGCCGCCGAGGACGCCTCCGTGCTCGTACGCGGCACGATCTCGGACGACGAGCTGGCCTCCAGGGTCACACTGCTGCCCACGCTCAGACCCGACGTGGTGGGGATCTTCTCCGACCCGGTGATCGAGTCCTCTCCCACCTGCGGCGGCGACTCGCCGAACGGTGACTGGCACGACGTCGAGCGGCTGCTCAACGTGGCGGGGCTGCAGGCCGAAGGGCTCGACGGCTCAGGGGTGGCGCTGGCCGTGCTCGACACCGGCGTCAACGCCGCCCACACGGCCAGACAGCTCGGCAGGGCCGTCACGCTGGACGCGCCCCGGTGCTGGAGCCCCTCCGGGGTGACGGGCAAACCGGGTGAGTTCGAGGTGGATCACGGGACGATGTGCGCGTTCGACGCGCTCATCGCCGCCCCGCAGGCCTCGCTCATCGACATCCCGCTGCTGCTGTCCACCCGGCCGGGCGGCTCGGCGCTCGACGGGCTGCTGTCGGACGCGGTGTCGGCGTTCGCGCATCTACGCACCGTGCTCGACGCCCAGCCGGCCGCGACGCGGGCGCTGGTCGTGAGCAACTCGTGGGGGTCGTTCTCGCCCGAGTGGGACTTCCCCGTCGGGCATCCGGGCAACTACTCCGACAGCGCCGCCCATCCGTTCAACCTCATGGTGGCCGCCCTGGACCGGGCGGGGGCCGACGTGCTGTTCGCGGCGGGCA includes:
- a CDS encoding S8 family peptidase, coding for MRVLIQLRPSPDLVAAVADPGQTATTADVADGLPGVELDAAYVPVAVPRPVPAAGGDPLSLNQPLDFSLAAEDASVLVRGTISDDELASRVTLLPTLRPDVVGIFSDPVIESSPTCGGDSPNGDWHDVERLLNVAGLQAEGLDGSGVALAVLDTGVNAAHTARQLGRAVTLDAPRCWSPSGVTGKPGEFEVDHGTMCAFDALIAAPQASLIDIPLLLSTRPGGSALDGLLSDAVSAFAHLRTVLDAQPAATRALVVSNSWGSFSPEWDFPVGHPGNYSDSAAHPFNLMVAALDRAGADVLFAAGNCGQECPDGRCAYPNRPIVGANSHPKALSIGGIDVNGDRVGYSSQGPGRLTARKPDVCGYTHFLGSAAFGKGEPDSGTSAATPVVAGLVAAVRTRWPAAKLSPAQLRALLRRSAEDRSEVGFDYDYGYGIVDPGGIMAALQRRAKNAA